The Oncorhynchus tshawytscha isolate Ot180627B linkage group LG12, Otsh_v2.0, whole genome shotgun sequence genome includes a window with the following:
- the LOC112262971 gene encoding apical junction component 1 homolog has translation MTRTDPPDILVSTLYRDIKLNPITGHSQQCDSQMIDKLERHTETINKRHCRSFDFLESLDDPQSCSASMEYPYKRTEHQGVHKEVTWNGLDHPGHLRFSSPDLFNTRLPPPQHANPDKTSTSQATRSDSKKRSRSKSAPRVKTTFTPVPISVSPPANKRGRDVSQAVPNPIRTSEPHRDSYSSNRAFLNEVHPIKLQPRSPLYVSDCFSEVSKQDQPAITPHVRCRVDIKPDAAVLQHTARRSQNMRTEHPWQRYSYSSQSRGLSVPRQVRTPTPSECYSGDYRQAYQYTTCMTPSYIQPVDMRRVPSPIMPREYLSREQRTLSNPNIPTKFFYTEDPTRYPVHPSARAYYQDDNSSLTSQGSTLNSQYVHDPRTRWVHTLPGRPYYTEQHMSSRDPGQAVYTRPYSTSEAGPYLAQTPQARAYYGEDPRAYPCQSNGSKVFYSKPYNPPAGQYIPYKAYHTEGRQQPQMSQAYADDWYRSSISGYSNQSSQLTPQRVRQEPVMSPWFANSYVEPNRLVAEVRNHSKSWDNILYPRHDREQAVPRGRSYENLFYQGRHPLFPSDTSQPVILNLSSSPRRYAARSISENSLEKGPNNPGRNTKAGLWFATPEITITDNDIRARNHKQRDVRSASWDTLDCEKAPTQNVLHHQEQPSESAELTKDRKHNNYSLQQSLEQLDELLADLVIDYKPPTNRKPSQDLLNQIKHLISEDDEKGKIKYSGLESLGGLESIGPLNTPPSSTKTSPDTIKDPDSGCDGLQSLQRSPEEISPDHSTDDNDTMMCANRKCKRTETLFNACLYFKSCHSCYTFYCSRNCRRDDWDSHKENCLYGRISSVCRHMLKYCRENSEIHKVFSRISKAGYLSRGRGILFLGFANPGTADNFLKVGLESLVMSPTYLSLRELDSFKDNLGDYCKDLQQAGNEYDPNECFLLNVSIAVGELVPNRPSPRVQTPTVRKYAKISLASSSPDKNVFKKESDMETLILTPPPGTPDIDKEGKEGMKAREICFINIQRALRTRGVFLRHEYPKIYNQLCEFVESNKRFTPTTIYPIDKRTGKQFMCMIMAASEPRTLDWVGTPHLLDDII, from the coding sequence ATGACACGCACAGATCCCCCTGATATACTGGTATCCACTCTGTATCGGGACATCAAATTAAACCCCATCACTGGGCACTCTCAACAATGTGACTCGCAAATGATTGACAAACTGGAGCGACATACAGAGACCATCAACAAAAGACACTGCCGTAGCTTTGACTTCCTCGAGTCATTGGACGACCCACAGTCCTGTTCCGCCTCAATGGAATACCCTTACAAGAGGACTGAGCATCAGGGGGTGCATAAAGAGGTGACCTGGAATGGCCTGGATCATCCAGGACACCTCCGTTTCTCCTCCCCTGATCTGTTTAACACTAgactaccaccaccacagcatGCTAACCCAGACAAAACCAGTACCAGTCAGGCCACGAGGTCAGATTCAAAGAAGAGGTCTAGATCTAAAAGTGCCCCCAGAGTCAAGACTACCTTTACCCCGGTGCCCATTTCAGTCTCCCCACCAGCAAACAAGAGGGGACGAGATGTCTCACAGGCTGTACCAAACCCTATAAGGACATCTGAACCACACCGGGACTCTTACTCCTCTAACCGGGCTTTTTTGAATGAGGTACACCCTATAAAACTGCAACCACGCTCTCCCCTCTATGTCTCGGACTGTTTCTCCGAGGTGAGCAAACAGGATCAGCCTGCCATCACTCCTCATGTCAGGTGTCGTGTTGATATCAAGCCAGATGCGGCAGTCCTGCAGCACACAGCCCGGAGGTCTCAGAACATGAGGACTGAACATCCCTGGCAGAGATATTCCTACTCAAGTCAGAGTAGAGGTCTGTCTGTGCCACGGCAGGTACGGACACCCACGCCAAGCGAATGTTACAGTGGTGATTATAGACAAGCATATCAGTACACTACCTGCATGACCCCCAGCTACATTCAGCCAGTAGACATGCGAAGGGTGCCCTCCCCTATAATGCCAAGGGAATACTTGTCAAGGGAGCAGAGGACTCTCTCAAACCCCAATATACCAACTAAATTCTTCTACACTGAGGATCCGACTAGATATCCTGTCCATCCGTCTGCTAGAGCGTACTATCAGGATGATAATTCCAGCCTCACCAGCCAAGGCAGTACTCTTAATAGTCAGTATGTGCATGATCCAAGGACTCGCTGGGTTCACACTCTCCCAGGCCGACCATATTACACAGAGCAACACATGTCCAGCAGAGACCCTGGGCAGGCTGTCTATACCAGACCTTACTCCACAAGCGAAGCAGGGCCATACCTTGCTCAAACACCACAGGCAAGAGCATACTATGGGGAAGATCCCAGAGCATATCCTTGTCAGTCAAATGGCTCCAAGGTGTTCTACAGCAAGCCGTACAACCCCCCAGCAGGACAGTATATTCCATACAAGGCGTATCACACAGAGGGCCGTCAACAACCACAAATGTCCCAGGCTTATGCAGATGACTGGTATCGTTCAAGTATATCTGGATACTCGAACCAGTCCTCTCAGCTGACACCACAGAGAGTAAGACAAGAGCCAGTAATGTCCCCCTGGTTTGCAAACAGTTATGTGGAGCCAAACAGACTGGTAGCAGAAGTCAGAAACCATTCCAAATCCTGGGACAATATTCTTTATCCTCGTCATGACAGGGAGCAAGCAGTACCACGTGGACGCAGCTATGAGAATCTGTTTTACCAGGGGAGACATCCTCTGTTTCCTAGTGATACATCACAGCCAGTTATACTCAATCTATCTAGTTCACCAAGGCGCTATGCTGCCCGGTCCATCTCTGAAAACTCCTTAGAGAAAGGACCAAACAATCCTGGAAGGAACACTAAGGCTGGGCTATGGTTTGCAACTCCTGAGATCACGATAACCGACAATGACATACGTGCACGCAACCACAAACAGCGAGATGTGCGTTCAGCCAGCTGGGATACACTGGATTGTGAAAAGGCACCGACTCAAAATGTTCTTCATCATCAAGAGCAGCCATCTGAGTCAGCAGAACTGACCAAAGACAGAAAACACAACAATTATTCCCTGCAGCAGAGCCTAGAGCAACTGGATGAGCTGCTAGCTGATCTTGTCATTGATTACAAACCACCGACCAACAGGAAGCCTAGTCAGGATCTATTGAACCAAATAAAACACTTgattagtgaggatgatgaaaaAGGAAAGATAAAATATTCGGGCCTAGAGAGTCTAGGAGGCCTAGAGAGTATAGGACCTCTCAACACACCACCCTCCTCCACTAAAACCAGCCCTGACACTATCAAAGACCCAGACAGTGGGTGTGATGGCTTACAGAGTTTACAGAGGAGTCCAGAGGAGATCTCCCCAGACCATAGCACAGACGACAATGACACCATGATGTGTGCCAACAGGAAGTGCAAGCGGACAGAGACCCTGTTCAATGCCTGTCTTTACTTCAAATCCTGTCATAGTTGCTACACCTTTTACTGCTCCCGGAACTGCCGTCGGGATGACTGGGACAGCCATAAAGAGAACTGTCTGTATGGACGTATCAGCAGTGTGTGCAGACACATGCTGAAGTACTGCAGAGAGAACTCTGAGATCCATAAAGTCTTCTCTCGCATTTCCAAAGCTGGCTACCTTTCCAGAGGGAGAGGTATTCTTTTCCTGGGCTTTGCTAACCCAGGGACTGCTGACAACTTCCTGAAGGTCGGGCTTGAGAGCCTCGTCATGTCCCCCACATATCTGTCTCTCAGAGAGCTGGACAGCTTCAAAGACAACCTGGGGGATTACTGCAAGGACCTGCAGCAGGCTGGCAATGAGTATGACCCCAATGAATGTTTCCTCTTGAATGTATCCATAGCTGTTGGTGAACTAGTGCCTAACAGACCCTCACCAAGAGTCCAAACACCAACAGTCCGAAAATATGCAAAGATTTCATTGGCCTCCTCCAGCCCAGATAAAAATGTcttcaagaaggagagtgacatgGAGACACTCATTCTGACCCCGCCTCCAGGCACACCTGATATTGACAAAGAGGGAAAGGAGGGTATGAAAGCCAGAGAGATCTGCTTTATCAATATCCAACGTGCGCTCAGGACCAGGGGAGTCTTCCTGCGTCATGAGTATCCCAAAATATACAATCAACTCTGTGAGTTTGTGGAGAGCAACAAGAGATTCACACCCACTACCATTTACCCCATAGATAAGAGAACAGGGAAGCAGTTCATGTGTATGATCATGGCTGCTTCTGAGCCCAGAACGCTAGACTGGGTAGGCACCCCCCATCTCCTTGATGATATTATATAG